From Pagrus major chromosome 6, Pma_NU_1.0, one genomic window encodes:
- the nab2 gene encoding NGFI-A-binding protein 2, with translation MSLPRTLGELQLYRVLQRANLLAYYETFIQQGGDDVQQLCEAAEEEFLEIMALVGMATKPLHVRRLQKALRDWAANPALFSQPVSNVPHGGIPLFKVDGTGASGPAGGPRKSVSNGQPGSPCEREDRACLTPMHSGSPRSPCSQASPQPPDTHYREKLSPMDPHWLSPEPDGNCTLASASGIEEEPPSPPLLSTCPPGPSTSPSPSASFAPAALSAWPGGQLDGETARAVVESVERLLRTLPRSDPAEVKTLLRMNKKMAKTVGHIFKMGSQDMNKEEEIRKYSLIYGRFDSKRREGKQLTHHELIINEAAAQFCMRDNALLLRRVELFSLARQVARKCAYTSTLKHARTNADENSLLPQKRARHEVIVPESVSSLLGVEGSEGLTQRADDDSLSAESLDSVSHDIGSQCNQSPSPRPHTDTSNPASWSRHLIQQTLMDEGLRLARMVSHDRAGKISLGSEGTHSTDLDIKVERRSSITACRSSSPCITKDDSNHRGK, from the exons ATGTCTCTGCCACGCACACTTGGGGAGCTGCAGCTCTATCGGGTGCTGCAGAGGGCCAACCTGCTGGCCTATTATGAAACCTTCATCCAGCAGGGTGGTGACGACGTGCAGCAGCTCTGcgaggcagcagaggaggagttCCTGGAGATCATGGCACTAGTTGGCATGGCCACCAAGCCACTGCACGTGCGTAGGCTGCAGAAGGCCCTCCGAGACTGGGCGGCGAACCCTGCCCTCTTCAGCCAGCCCGTCTCTAACGTGCCTCACGGGGGCATCCCTCTGTTCAAAGTGGACGGGACGGGTGCAAGCGGACCAGCAGGTGGGCCCAGGAAGTCTGTGAGCAACGGGCAGCCGGGGTCTCCTTGTGAGAGGGAGGATCGGGCGTGTCTTACTCCAATGCACAGTGGGAGTCCCAGAAGCCCTTGCTCCCAGGCCTCCCCGCAGCCTCCGGACACACACTACAGGGAAAAACTGTCACCCATGGACCCACACTGGCTCAGCCCGGAGCCTGATGGGAACTGCACTCTGGCTTCTGCATCTGGAATAGAAGAGGAGCCGCCCAGCCCTCCTCTGCTGTCCACATGTCCCCCAGGACCCTCCACATCTCCGAGCCCCTCGGCCTCTTTCGCTCCTGCAGCCCTGTCGGCCTGGCCCGGAGGACAGCTGGATGGGGAGACGGCGAGGGCAGTGGTGGAGAGCGTGGAGAGGCTCCTCAGGACCCTGCCCAGGTCCGATCCTGCAGAGGTGAAGACTCTGCTGAGGATGAACAAGAAGATGGCAAAGACTGTGGGGCACATATTCAAAATGGGGTCCCAGGATAtgaacaaagaagaagagatcCGGAAGTACAGTCTGATTTACGGGCGCTTCGACTCcaagaggagagaagggaagCAGCTCACACATCATGAG TTGATCATCAATGAAGCAGCAGCCCAGTTCTGTATGCGCGACAATGCCCTGTTGCTGAGACGGGTGGAACTCTTTTCTTTGGCTCGGCAGGTGGCGAGAAAATGTGCCTACACCTCCACACTAAAGCATGCAAG AACAAATGCAGATGAGAACAGCCTGCTGCCCCAGAAGAGAGCGAGACATGAG GTGATTGTGCCTGAGAGTGTGTCATCTCTCCTCGGAGTGGAGGGCTCAGAGGGTTTGACTCAGAGAGCAGATGATGACAGCTTATCTGCAGAAAGCCTCGACAGTGTATCACACG ACATCGGCTCACAGTGCAACCAGTCTCCATCGCCCCGACCCCACACTGACACCTCCAACCCTGCCAGCTGGAGTCGCCATCTCATACAGCAAACGCTAATGGACGAAGGACTGCGATTGGCTCGGATGGTGTCACATGATCGGGCTGGCAAGATCAGCCTGGGGTCAGAAGGGACTCACTCTACAG ACCTTGACATTAAAGTAGAGAGGCGGAGTTCGATAACAGCATGCAGGAGCAGTAGCCCCTGCATCACCAAAGATGACTCTAACCACCGCGGGAAATGA
- the inpp1 gene encoding inositol polyphosphate 1-phosphatase: MADLLRLLLRVAEKAANVARVCRQEAPLFQLLVQEKTGDDKNKKFVQDFKTLADVVIQEMIRHDVGVQFPEMVGFIHGEESNKFENGLGESVTVTVCGTEVETAALLASVLDGDQTAASLLARAIHQDPATIDANTDGLTVPLSPSELGIWIDPIDATSQYIEGREEVLEEGHLFPSGLHCALVLIGVYLRSTGEPVMGVINQPFNYKDPAGGRWRGKHFWGVSYGSVNACSESRPKDGTGGGLSVVLSSSEKQVVKEALTSLCGPDKLMYASGAGFKILCVIQGLADVYVLSEGSTFKWDSCAPHVLLRALGGGVVDLAKCLQSSSGEPDQQTELTYHQPYTECKGADRWANQGGLVAYRDCSRLHSVMGALKGKL, translated from the exons ATGGCTGACCTGCTGAGGCTGCTGCTCCGGGTGGCTGAGAAAGCGGCGAACGTGGCTCGGGTCTGCAGGCAGGAGGCTCCCCTCTTTCAGCTGCTCGTACAAGAGAAGACTGGAGACGACAAGAACAAGAAGTTCGTCCAGGACTTCAAGACACTCGCTGACGTGGTGATCCAGGAGATGATCCGGCATGATGTCGGTGTTCAG ttccCTGAGATGGTCGGCTTCATTCATGGAGAGGAGTCCAATAAGTTTGAAAATGGGCTTG GAGAGAGTGTGACGGTCACAGTGTGCGGTACAGAGGTGGAGACCGCCGCTCTGCTGGCCTCAGTGCTGGATGGTGACCAAACGGCGGCATCTCTGCTGGCTCGAGCGATCCACCAAGACCCGGCGACCATCGACGCCAACACAGACGGTCTGACGGTGCCTCTCAGCCCCTCTGAGCTCGGCATCTGGATCGACCCCATAG ATGCAACCAGCCAGTACATAGAGGGCCGAGAGGAGGTGCTGGAGGAGGGACACCTGTTTCCTTCAGGTCTTCACTGTGCTTTGGTCCTGATCGGGGTTTATCTCCGCAGCACAGGCGAACCGGTCATGGGCGTCATCAACCAGCCGTTCAACTACAAGGACCCAGCAGGTGGACG CTGGAGGGGGAAGCATTTCTGGGGGGTGTCCTACGGCAGCGTCAACGCCTGCTCAGAGTCCCGGCCAAAAGACGGAACTGGGGGCGGGCTGTCTGTGGTGCTGAGCTCCAGTGAGAAGCAGGTGGTGAAGGAAGCCCTGACCTCGCTCTGCGGCCCTGACAAGCTGATGTATGCCTCTGGAGCCGGCTTCAAGATCCTGTGTGTCATTCAGGGCCTGGCTGATGTTTACGTCCTCTCAGAGGGAAGCACCTTTAAGTGGGACTCCTGCGCCCCTCACGTCCTGCTCCGAGCCCTCGGAGGGGGAGTGGTGGACCTGGCTAAGTGTCTACAGTCCAGCTCTGGAGAACCGGATCAGCAGACTGAACTGACCTACCACCAGCCTTACACCGAGTGTAAAGGAGCAGACCGCTGGGCTAACCAAGGTGGCCTGGTGGCTTATCGAGACTGTTCTCGGCTCCACAGTGTCATGGGAGCTCTGAAAGGCAAGCTGTAG
- the LOC140998231 gene encoding uncharacterized protein — translation MEEAYSELYQQFLRLRSLCLRQAALLHQLTTALQKQQGAALPNGEASDMMSIPVQCTQEIPACLLENPQPLTATAHNAAAQCGVADHLSKNVGTFSDLLAKDMSKLCMEGPRRIKVNQELVQPTFAPLLSMDSLRWQGASSNASRNVLQADHLCGDGTMHTLRTPATDSPSLAGDLRTLSHGMLMSDVALQSHVCEFCQAIFPGDTTTRGEFLRHLHTHVT, via the exons ATGGAGGAAGCGTACAGTGAACTGTACCAGCAGTTTCTTCGCCTGAGGTCACTCTGCCTCAGACAAGCAGCTCTGTTACATCAACTCACAACAGCTCTGCAGAAACAGCAAG GTGCAGCTCTTCCTAATGGGGAGGCGAGTGATATGATGTCCATCCCTGTGCAGTGTACCCAAGAAATCCCTGCATGTCTCCTTGAAAATCCTCAACCACTAACAGCCACAGCACACAACGCTGCAGCACAGTGTGGCGTCGCAGATCACCTCTCTAAAAATGTGGGCACTTTCTCTGATCTCCTCGCTAAAGATATGTCCAAGCTCTGTATGGAAGGGCCTCGTCGGATAAAGGTAAATCAGGAGTTGGTGCAACCAACCTTTGCACCTTTGCTGAGCATGGACTCCCTGAGGTGGCAAGGAGCTTCTTCGAATGCCTCAAGAAATGTGTTGCAAGCAGATCATCTGTGTGGAGACGGGACGATGCACACACTGAGG ACGCCTGCGACAGACAGTCCCTCCCTGGCCGGCGACTTGCGGACTCTATCTCACGGGATGCTGATGTCAGACGTGGCGCTGCAGTCTCACGTTTGTGAGTTCTGCCAGGCGATTTTCCCCGGAGACACAACCACCAGAGGAGAGTTCCTCCGACACCTTCACACCCATGTCACCTAA
- the dnajc14 gene encoding dnaJ homolog subfamily C member 14, producing MEREAAEKEMDGVTDADEETPDGDSASVTSSTQWEVRQTDDDGELEDKTAYLKSQDIPNPATPQDSGIGEAEFYGSPEAKEDDDEASDGFEHDSNADHDNFHVINQEEDEAAKEQQHMNGESGWRNEGAGRRCKLRSSGSVSEQSSQSAFSSVQKGNVTSSGGRHKQTRRRNHHHHQQNRGRRRTGNQLILAFKEMLSESLSFWCISCVHMMIEIIVTLTHNCGVGVETGGVKLYNFGQQLLVKVTDIAGMKEDASRILKWTKCIVTDLVDKIVRSVKWVKTAAVSCLRLFCALVILGSQWAKGALVRLGGERGKRYWTAFQESRFWKSVVSLLERVRSRFRRDGPVPPSSPESPGRAGRGQPGQELERLLALAEVPEDELDPFTVLGVEVHATEAELKKAYRQLAVQVHPDKNKHPRAGEAFKVLRAAWDIVSNPETRREYELKRMAATELSKSMNEFLTKLQDDLKEAMNTMMCTKCEGKHKRFEMDREPAEARFCAECSRCHSAEEGDLWAESSMLGLRITYFACMDGKVYDITEWAGCQRIVISPDTHRVPYHISFGSKNNSNPTRHRAPSENAPGPTNPADLQDFFNRIFKGGPPNDMAANGGFFPSGPPNHQPPGAGAPPFSPPPSQTGFYMPGGHRPESSETWAESGKPPRRRKKVRKPFQR from the exons ATGGAGAGAGAAGCAGCTGAGAAGGAGATGGATGGTGTCACAGACGCTGATGAGGAGACCCCTGATGGTGATTCTGCCTCAGTCACCAGTTCTACTCAGTGGGAGGTCAGACAGACTGATGATGACGGCGAGCTGGAGGACAAAACAGCCTATCTCAAATCTCAGGACATCCCAAATCCAGCCACTCCACAAGACTCTGGAATTGGTGAAGCAGAGTTTTATGGATCTCCAGAGGCCaaagaggatgatgatgaggctTCAGATGGGTTCGAGCACGACAGCAACGCAGATCACGACAACTTTCATGTTATAAATCAAGAAGAGGATGAAGCAGCGAAGGAGCAGCAGCACATGAACGGGGAGTCCGGTTGGAGGAACGAGGGAGCCGGGAGGAGATGCAAACTAAGGAGCAGTGGATCGGTTTCAGAGCAGAGCAGTCAAAGCGCTTTTTCCTCTGTTCAAAAAGGAAATGTTACGTCAAGCGGTGGCCGACACAAGCAGACCCGCAGACgtaaccaccaccaccatcagcaGAACCGAGGCCGCAGGCGGACAGGCAACCAGCTCATCTTGGCTTTCAAGGAGATGCTGTCAGAGTCTCTGAGCTTCTGGTGCATCTCCTGCGTGCACATGATGATTGAGATTATCGTCACATTAACTCACAATTGTGGCGTCGGTGTGGAGACCGGAGGGGTGAAACTTTACAACTTTGGGCAGCAGCTTCTTGTGAAGGTGACAGACATAGCAGGAATGAAGGAGGATGCCAGTCGGATTCTGAAATGGACAAAATGCATAGTGACGGACCTGGTGGATAAAATAGTTCGGTCAGTGAAGTGGGTAAAGACAGCTGCCGTATCTTGTTTGAGACTTTTCTGCGCTTTGGTTATTCTCGGTTCCCAGTGGGCAAAGGGTGCGTTGGTCCGCCTTGGTGGAGAGAGGGGAAAACGCTATTGGACAGCTTTTCAAGAGTCAAGGTTTTGGAAGAGTGTGGTGTCCCTGCTGGAGAGAGTCCGAAGCAGGTTCAGGAGGGATGGCCCCGTACCACCATCCAGCCCTGAGTCACCCGGCAGAGCAGGGAGAGGCCAGCCAGGCCAGGAGCTGGAGAGACTGCTAGCGTTGGCTGAGGTACCCGAGGACGAGCTCGACCCCTTTACAGTGCTCGGCGTGGAGGTGCACGCCACTgaggctgagctgaagaagGCCTACAGACAGCTGGctgtccag GTCCATCCAGACAAGAATAAACACCCACGAGCTGGAGAGGCGTTCAAAGTACTGAGGGCTGCCTGGGATATAGTCAGTAACCCAGAGACACGACGAGAGTATGAGTT GAAGCGTATGGCAGCAACTGAGCTCTCAAAGTCCATGAACGAGTTTCTCACTAAACTGCAGGATGACCTGAAGGAAGCCATGAACACCATGATGTGTACAAAGTGTGAAGGAAAACACAA gcgGTTCGAGATGGATCGTGAACCTGCTGAGGCCCGGTTCTGTGCTGAATGCAGCCGCTGCCATAGTGCTGAGGAGGGTGACCTGTGGGCCGAGTCGAGCATGTTGGGCCTTCGTATCACCTACTTTGCCTGTATGGATGGCAAGGTCTATGATATTACAG AGTGGGCAGGTTGCCAAAGGATAGTCATTTCTCCCGACACACACCGTGTGCCCTATCACATCTCATTCGGttcaaaaaacaacagcaacccCACACGACACAG GGCGCCCTCAGAGAACGCCCCCGGTCCCACCAACCCTGCAGATTTGCAGGACTTCTTCAACCGCATCTTCAAGGGAGGACCTCCTAACGACATGGCTGCCAACGGGGGCTTCTTCCCCTCAGGTCCGCCCAATCACCAGCCGCCTGGTGCTGGAGCGCCCCCGTTCTCCCCTCCCCCAAGCCAGACAGGTTTCTACATGCCGGGGGGCCACCGGCCAGAGTCCAGCGAGACATGGGCCGAAAGTGGAAAACCCCccagaaggaggaagaaggtTCGCAAACCCTTCCAGAGGTGA